Proteins found in one Actinomycetota bacterium genomic segment:
- a CDS encoding PadR family transcriptional regulator yields the protein MTEHDEAMVRKFRKELNGGTVSLVLLAILDQTPEPLYGYQIAKQLEEKAEGAIPVKQGTLYPVLRSMDDNGLLESTVEPSVSGPPRKYYKITEVGREVLGQWKVEWMSTRDFVDSALKGGMGR from the coding sequence ATGACCGAGCATGACGAAGCGATGGTCCGCAAGTTCCGCAAGGAGCTCAACGGCGGCACCGTCTCTCTTGTGCTGTTGGCGATCCTCGACCAGACACCCGAACCGCTGTACGGCTACCAGATCGCCAAGCAGCTGGAGGAGAAGGCCGAGGGAGCGATTCCCGTCAAGCAAGGGACGCTCTACCCGGTACTGAGGTCGATGGACGACAACGGACTACTTGAGAGCACGGTCGAGCCGAGCGTGTCGGGGCCACCGCGCAAGTACTACAAGATCACGGAGGTCGGCCGGGAGGTCCTCGGCCAGTGGAAGGTGGAATGGATGAGCACGCGAGATTTCGTGGACTCGGCTCTGAAGGGGGGCATGGGACGATGA
- a CDS encoding peptide chain release factor-like protein, with amino-acid sequence MDDYRIPETDEALLAECDVQVFRSSGPGGQSVNTTDSAVRLVHRPTGVRVSCQRERSQLRNKHDCVRRLRLKLEDMQRVDPERKPTRASRAARQRRLDAKTRVAGKKRMRKPPAVEE; translated from the coding sequence GTGGACGACTACCGCATACCCGAGACCGACGAGGCGCTGCTCGCAGAATGCGACGTGCAAGTCTTTCGCTCCTCGGGGCCGGGCGGCCAGTCGGTGAACACGACCGACTCGGCGGTGCGACTCGTGCACCGTCCCACGGGCGTGCGTGTCTCGTGCCAGCGGGAGCGCTCCCAGCTACGCAACAAACATGACTGCGTGCGCCGTCTTCGGCTCAAGCTCGAGGACATGCAGCGTGTGGACCCGGAGCGCAAGCCGACAAGGGCCTCGCGCGCGGCACGCCAACGCAGGCTCGACGCCAAGACGCGGGTTGCCGGAAAGAAGCGGATGCGGAAGCCGCCGGCAGTGGAGGAGTAG
- a CDS encoding sensor domain-containing protein, producing the protein MIEEYLNSLKTRLAGADPAIVQDALYDAEEYLRNETASMPAGDEEAAWARIVESYGTPEEVAAAYLDTEVKVAAALKPVVTRVDNRGPLAKFFGILADPQAWGAAFYLLLSLVTGIVYFTIVVTGLSLSAGLSILIVGVPMMLAFLAIVRAISLAEGRVVEGLLGERMPRRPRLAPARSDLWGRIKWWLTDYRTWTTMLYMALQLPLGITYFTTIVTGAAVCASLIAAPVAQLVTGQPMFIMGSYGYLIEPWAAPLVMAVGALGFVLMLHIIKLVGRLHAGYAKVMLVGNFSENR; encoded by the coding sequence ATGATTGAAGAGTATCTGAACTCGTTGAAGACGCGGCTCGCAGGAGCAGATCCCGCGATCGTCCAGGACGCCCTGTACGACGCCGAGGAGTATCTGCGCAACGAGACAGCGAGCATGCCCGCGGGCGACGAAGAGGCCGCATGGGCTCGCATCGTGGAGTCGTACGGCACGCCGGAGGAAGTGGCGGCGGCCTATCTTGACACCGAGGTCAAGGTTGCAGCGGCACTCAAGCCCGTCGTGACCAGGGTCGACAACCGCGGACCGTTGGCGAAGTTCTTCGGGATCCTCGCGGATCCTCAGGCGTGGGGCGCGGCGTTCTACCTGTTGCTTTCGCTCGTGACGGGCATCGTATACTTCACGATCGTGGTGACGGGGCTGTCGCTGTCCGCGGGGCTCTCGATCCTCATCGTCGGAGTCCCGATGATGCTCGCGTTCCTCGCCATCGTTCGGGCGATCTCGCTCGCCGAAGGCAGGGTCGTCGAGGGTCTCCTTGGCGAGAGAATGCCGCGGCGGCCGCGGCTTGCCCCGGCACGCTCGGACCTCTGGGGTCGCATCAAGTGGTGGCTCACGGACTATCGCACGTGGACGACGATGCTCTACATGGCGCTGCAGCTTCCGCTCGGTATCACCTACTTCACGACGATCGTCACGGGCGCAGCCGTGTGTGCCTCTCTGATCGCGGCACCTGTGGCGCAGCTCGTGACAGGTCAGCCGATGTTCATCATGGGCAGCTACGGCTACTTGATCGAGCCGTGGGCGGCGCCGCTGGTCATGGCGGTCGGAGCGCTCGGGTTCGTTCTGATGTTGCACATCATCAAGCTCGTGGGCCGGCTGCACGCCGGGTACGCGAAGGTCATGTTGGTCGGGAACTTCTCCGAGAACCGCTAG
- a CDS encoding ferredoxin, protein MKTVVDRDLCTGCGVCEETCPEVFRLRDDGLAYVINESPEPELYGSIRDSIDLCPVDAISIPE, encoded by the coding sequence ATGAAGACGGTGGTCGATCGAGATCTCTGCACCGGCTGTGGAGTGTGCGAGGAAACCTGCCCCGAGGTCTTCCGTCTGCGCGACGACGGGCTGGCCTACGTGATCAACGAGAGCCCCGAGCCCGAGCTCTACGGCTCGATTCGCGACTCCATCGACCTGTGCCCCGTCGACGCGATCTCTATTCCTGAATAG
- a CDS encoding radical SAM protein codes for MTGQDRERVAIIEAGSPGLNIYSHVAMGRGSALLTTVVRDSGYDVRAFIEDISGKDSIDWEFIRTAKVVGFSAITCTLPRTRELVARTREVNPDAIIVLGGPEPTCDPDRSIDAGADYVLRGEAEHTLPRLLGVLCGQTAERLRDIPGLVWERSGRRFEGPPPRQLTAKELDALPLVDRSLIHEGKRASVAPVWRTRGCPERCDFCEVCEIWPRYVTRSDENSLAELVQAQEAGYPTAFLIDDNAAANKPAFKEFLRAAGKRGFARMLVTQMRADAVLTRDGRLDRELLRLLRRAASVTVVCIGVESADDGNLEELHKKVDSTAMARAMRAMRRYGLLVHGMFMALPGDTREIVRRNGEYARRYVTSLQYLFETPLPGTKRTAEHQARGAIMFDAAEDLSLYDGMHVVLRPDKMLPREMQELMAEQYRRFYSLRRVVAAALRGTFARFRRLSRAQRAYLRQLGFRRRLRQWVRFHVEYKFAPVTFLAIGWARIREFTRDPDFEKYLSRLDSR; via the coding sequence GCTCAACATCTACTCCCATGTGGCGATGGGCCGAGGATCAGCCCTGCTCACGACGGTAGTCCGCGACTCCGGCTACGACGTCCGTGCCTTCATCGAGGACATCAGCGGCAAGGACTCCATCGACTGGGAGTTCATCCGCACGGCGAAAGTCGTCGGGTTCTCGGCGATCACATGCACCCTGCCAAGGACGCGCGAACTCGTTGCCAGGACCCGCGAGGTCAATCCGGACGCCATCATCGTGCTCGGAGGCCCCGAGCCCACATGCGATCCCGATCGCAGCATCGACGCGGGCGCGGACTACGTGCTGCGCGGCGAGGCCGAGCATACGCTTCCGCGACTCCTTGGCGTGCTGTGCGGGCAGACCGCCGAACGGCTCCGGGACATCCCCGGCCTCGTGTGGGAGCGGTCCGGCAGGCGTTTCGAGGGCCCGCCGCCGCGGCAGCTCACGGCCAAGGAGCTCGACGCGCTTCCCCTCGTGGATCGCTCGCTCATCCACGAGGGGAAGCGCGCGTCAGTCGCTCCGGTCTGGCGGACGCGCGGTTGTCCCGAGCGGTGTGACTTCTGCGAAGTCTGCGAGATCTGGCCGCGCTACGTGACGCGCAGCGACGAGAACAGTCTTGCGGAGCTTGTGCAAGCCCAGGAGGCCGGATACCCCACGGCGTTCCTGATTGACGACAACGCTGCAGCCAACAAGCCCGCTTTCAAGGAGTTCTTGCGTGCGGCAGGCAAGCGCGGGTTTGCGCGGATGCTCGTTACGCAGATGCGCGCGGACGCGGTGCTCACCCGCGACGGGCGCCTCGATCGCGAGCTACTGCGGCTGCTGCGCCGGGCTGCGAGCGTCACCGTCGTGTGCATCGGCGTCGAGTCGGCGGACGACGGGAACCTGGAGGAGCTGCACAAGAAGGTCGACAGCACGGCCATGGCGCGGGCGATGCGGGCGATGCGACGCTACGGCCTGCTCGTGCACGGCATGTTCATGGCGCTGCCGGGCGACACACGCGAGATCGTTCGCCGCAACGGCGAGTACGCCCGCCGGTATGTCACCTCGCTGCAGTACCTATTCGAGACGCCGTTGCCGGGAACCAAACGGACCGCCGAGCACCAGGCCCGCGGGGCGATCATGTTCGACGCTGCCGAGGACCTTTCACTCTACGACGGGATGCACGTCGTTCTTCGTCCGGACAAGATGCTGCCGCGCGAGATGCAGGAGCTGATGGCGGAGCAGTACCGGCGCTTCTACTCACTGCGCCGCGTCGTCGCAGCCGCGCTTCGCGGCACGTTTGCGCGTTTCCGGCGACTTAGCCGCGCGCAACGCGCCTACCTGCGGCAGCTTGGATTCCGACGACGGCTGAGGCAATGGGTGCGCTTCCATGTGGAGTACAAGTTCGCGCCGGTGACCTTCCTGGCGATCGGCTGGGCGCGCATCAGGGAGTTCACGCGCGACCCGGATTTCGAGAAGTACCTCTCCCGGCTCGACTCGCGGTAG
- a CDS encoding toast rack family protein: protein MKGKKIALALAAVAVIALATGCTRVDLREEGGSSTKSVELGGAERVNVRLEMGAGDLTVGGGASELMDAEFFFGDGRLEPEVDYDITGREGDLKVRQPSVRSWFPWWSEYRNTWDISLDESVPMDARLSLGAGDVTLDLGELYLENLTIDAGAGSIDVDLSGSRYLEEFSLDAGAGEISMDFSGNLWERDLDARVTTGAGELSLVVPADVPVRLRIEGGIGENDVRGMTSDGEREWVNDAYKDRVAGPTLTLDIRRGAGQVTVETR, encoded by the coding sequence ATGAAAGGCAAGAAGATCGCGCTCGCGCTGGCGGCAGTCGCCGTGATAGCGCTCGCGACCGGGTGCACCCGGGTCGACCTCCGGGAGGAGGGCGGCTCGAGCACCAAGAGCGTCGAGCTCGGAGGTGCGGAGCGGGTCAACGTGCGCCTTGAGATGGGTGCAGGCGACCTGACGGTCGGTGGCGGAGCGAGCGAGCTCATGGACGCCGAGTTCTTCTTCGGCGACGGACGCCTCGAGCCCGAGGTCGACTACGACATCACCGGTCGCGAAGGTGACCTCAAGGTGAGGCAACCAAGCGTGCGCTCGTGGTTCCCGTGGTGGAGCGAGTACCGCAACACCTGGGACATCAGTCTCGACGAGAGTGTGCCGATGGATGCGCGCCTGAGCCTCGGCGCGGGCGACGTGACGCTGGATCTCGGCGAGCTCTACCTCGAGAACCTCACCATCGACGCGGGCGCAGGTTCCATCGACGTGGACCTGTCCGGCTCCCGCTACCTCGAGGAGTTCAGCCTCGACGCAGGCGCGGGCGAGATATCCATGGACTTCTCCGGCAACCTTTGGGAGCGAGATCTCGACGCCCGGGTCACAACGGGGGCGGGCGAGTTGAGCCTGGTCGTTCCCGCCGACGTGCCTGTCCGCTTGAGGATCGAGGGCGGCATCGGCGAGAACGATGTCCGAGGAATGACGAGTGACGGCGAGCGCGAGTGGGTCAACGACGCCTACAAGGACCGCGTGGCCGGACCCACGCTCACCTTGGATATCCGCCGAGGAGCAGGGCAGGTCACGGTCGAGACCCGCTAG